One stretch of Gopherus flavomarginatus isolate rGopFla2 chromosome 2, rGopFla2.mat.asm, whole genome shotgun sequence DNA includes these proteins:
- the LOC127045385 gene encoding lymphocyte antigen 6E-like has protein sequence MKAFLCTLLAAVLFVEQVACFWCYTCNDEPSNWNCVKATKCADTDKYCLTIYASGGIGDKKGQRITKKCSPVCPQTNLNLGVAAISTSCCEHSFCNLSGASSVKTSYLVMATGILASLIYGLRTGL, from the exons ATGAAGGCTTTTCTTTGCAccctgctggctgcagtcctgTTTGTGGAGCAAG TGGCCTGCTTCTGGTGCTACACATGTAATGACGAGCCCTCCAACTGGAATTGTGTTAAAGCGACTAAGTGTGCCGACACTGACAAATACTGCCTCACAATCTATGCGTCTGGAGGGATTG GCGATAAAAAGGGGCAGCGCATCACCAAGAAATGCTCTCCGGTGTGTCCCCAAACAAACCTGAACCTTGGTGTAGCCGCCATTTCTACCTCCTGCTGTGAGCATTCCTTCTGCAACCTCAGTGGGGCCAGCAGCGTGAAAACCAGCTACCTGGTGATGGCCACGGGGATCTTGGCCAGTCTCATCTATGGCCTCAGAACGGGACTGTGA